A section of the Humulus lupulus chromosome 2, drHumLupu1.1, whole genome shotgun sequence genome encodes:
- the LOC133819095 gene encoding uncharacterized protein LOC133819095, giving the protein MGAFASKVWFMLFPAKEYKIVVVGLDNAGKTTTLYKLHLGEVVTTHPTVGSNVEELVYKNIRFEVWDLGGQDRLRTSWATYYRGTHSIIVVIDSTDRARISIMKDELFRLLGHDDLQNSVLLVFANKQDLKDAMTPAEITDALSLHSIKNHDWHIQACSALTGDGLYDGLGWIASRVTGKATS; this is encoded by the exons ATGGGTGCTTTCGCATCGAAGGTTTGGTTCATGCTTTTTCCAGCAAAAGAGTATAAGATTGTGGTTGTTGGTTTGGATAACGCTGGAAAAACCACTACCCTTTACAAACTACACCTTGGAGAAGTTGTTACTACCCACCCTACTGTGGGTAGCAACGTTGAGGAGCTCGTCTATAAGAACATTCGATTCGAG GTATGGGATCTTGGTGGACAAGACAGGCTGAGGACATCATGGGCTACGTATTATCGTGGTACTCATTCAATTATTGTGGTAATAGACAGTACTGATAGAGCTAGGATCTCCATTATGAAGGATGAACTGTTCAGGTTACTGGGACATGATGATCTTCAAAACTCTGTTTTACTAGTCTTTGCTAACAAACAAGACCTCAAGGATGCCATGACACCAGCTGAGATTACTGATGCCCTTTCTCTCCATAGCATCAAGAATCATGACTGGCACATACAAGCTTGCTCGGCTCTCACTGGAGATGGTTTGTATGACGGTCTAGGGTGGATTGCTTCGCGAGTTACTGGGAAAGCAACAAGCTAA